From the Juglans microcarpa x Juglans regia isolate MS1-56 chromosome 7D, Jm3101_v1.0, whole genome shotgun sequence genome, the window ctccatttctaataatgtccgcttggtctcccaccaatttgccgcttcaccttgcagcatatagcttccatataataccatctgagcctccgtgcatccacaaacttcaaatgttctttccaaatcttaaatccacctcctagctcgcattaggtcctcctccccaatgaaggcaggagtcctatgtgttaggaagcgctcataggggcACCCCACTTGGActcctctacttgaatctccttgcggcggtcggaaattctattgaagaaattctgtcattctatttaatgctcttgccatagcataatttccatcacctctaggtaactcatcttcaggcacatcagcttgccttcttggtctcaccatagtCCTATCATAGagcattctccaaccccgcttaaatccagataaatcatactcaaccaaaaataaacactaattaaagtgataaataaaataattcaaataatatcaattaacataaaatcacatagcaataaactcataatataaaataaataacttaacttacaccacttaaacaaaaattttattattttaaaataataataaaaataattttctggtactatcctaagggacatgtggttttacccagatcCGAacggctctgataccacctgtggcgcccccaatcccccttatataaatacacagggattgagacaccaggatggtgacaacacggtcatacatcccaacgaagtgccagtgtgtgtacatgcaacagtgtacaataaaataacgcagcggatagtcaactaagtaccagaatttatttacaatcaaacatcagtaaaaatttaaatagcagttatacagtcatccataaaatatattataatagttttcaaataaacaaacgagtaatcccagatcactcctcaggcggagccgtctcctcaggctcgccctcctcctcctcatctgcatcaacatctgcgttaccacaaaatggtatcgcaggtaagtatgacccaaaataacaacgtaatataaaatgcattcaatgtaactaacatgcatgcacatgaaaaatatgcatttactcaacacattattttccccgaaaataattatttcaacacacgccaaaatcccattttggcccaaaatatttgtaaaacattttcctagaaaatgatttacccaaaaatccaactcgcactattttcccagaaaatagtgcattaatttcatatgcaccatgcattaattccatatgcaccatggcctcccttatggaccatccgcacgtcctggcttcgtagcggtgctcagttccgcgcccggcgcgtacatggccaagcacccacactacgcaacgagcgatgcccagttcctcgcccagcgcgtacgtggccagacatcctctagtccccgccagcagaagaaCCACaaagtcggcacgagaccatctcgtccgatcccattgtcgcccggcgacaatccaggggacgttactcagtatattccgctcccgagtaaccagaggagctccaccgagataataccccatctcggcttggggtcgtgttacacacgcacccaaaatccattctcacatgaaaacccagttttcataaatacatgaacatgaatgcaatacacgaaaacccagttttctttacaaacatgatcaagcatgaaataatgatatgaacatgcaccaacactgatccaacatccatccagaaccaatcccaacaaatccaatcaaaacaactcatcaacaacccaaccaaataaaccaaaccaaccaaacaactccaatcacaaatccatccgactcccgaactcctcggactcagtccggcatgccaaaaatacagtgaaatgagttagtgcaaaaatacatttaaattacgaaagttctttggagaaatacttacaatgctatataataattttccgaggatcatgGGTGCGCTCGAAGTcgaaaaatagctgtcgaacagtgtaaaatacactgtggccgtgggtcacagatacccacttttcaacggtgacaaacgaagactcaaatttgatagagtagggcctagggaggtcggtgaagctagtggtggtggtggtttgccgtgggttgcagcgcaatgggcggtagaagaccaaaatacccaaatcgaaaatgtagatggtggagcttcaccggtggcggatcggagctggggttgggtccaatgggttgctaagaggtcgaggataaAGTAGTGTGAAGAtagtggccaatggtggtgcgacggcggcgctggaacgaaagtgacgccgcggctttgaaaggctactggtggttaacggcggcgcgaatggaggtgaggttggtggggtaaggtcgccggcggctggggaaccaaatggggtgggcggtgatgGTCACGGCGGCGGGACGGCGGCGGGTTGGGTATGGGCGACGGACGcatgggagagagggagagcgggCTGGGCTTCGTGCGGGAGAGAAggggaaataaggaagaaaaagaaaagaaagaaaagaaaaggagatgaaagaaaaatggagggaaaagaaatgaggtccaatcctcataacttgagtcacaaaaatgatccaacgaaaatgatttcaaaacctcaagttaaataaaataatttaaacgtaatggtaaagtcaaattgaaataattaaatcccacagtaattaattaaatatgaaaaacaatttaaatgcacaataataaataaatattaagaaagcacataaaaattaattttcaccaattaaaaaaaatcctaaaaataatccaattaaaacccaataattttaaaacaagtgaataatttttgaataaaataaaaataatacttcaataaaaatacactaaaatacggggtgttacaagtgATCTCCAACTAGCCTtatacttaaaggttaaaacggtcgagagATCTCTTGTTAACACCTTTTCACCAAAAAGTGACGTGGTCaagggatctcccactagcctaatacttaaaggttaaaacggtcgagtgatctcccgttaacacattctcaccaaaaggtgacgtggtcgagggatctcgCACTGGCCTAATACTTAAAAGTAAAACGGTCGAgagatctcccgttaacaccttctcggcaaaaggtgacgtggtcgaaggatctcccactagcctaatacttaaaggttaaaacggtcgagggatctcccgttaacacatTCTCACCAAAAGGTGAGTGGTCGATGGATCTGCCACTAGCCTAATACTTGTAACACCccttattttagtgtatttttactgaaggattatttttatttttccaaaaatttattctcttattttatgtttatcggatttttagtgggtttatttttatgatttttagtttgtgaaaaattaaatttgatatgtttccttaatattaattattgttatgcatttaaatctctctttattttaaattaattgattgttggatttaaatattttactttcattttatcattacgtttaaattattttaattgagatgctgttttaaaattattttcattggatcattttttgtgacccaagatgtggggattggacctcatttctttccctccattttttctttttcccttatcttttctttttcttttcattttctctttcttttctctcctctctctctctcccccgtgCGGCCTCTCTCCCCGCCCGTTTatctcttctcccagcccaacCGCCGCCGTGGCCGGCACCGCCCACCCCtccagcttcccctccctccggcgaccacccccctccaGTTTCAGCCTCCATCGCGCCGCTGTTAGCCACCACGAACTCCTCAaagccgcggcgcatcttgagctccagcgccgccgtcacgccacctccggccaccaactcttcaccacttcattctcaacctcttagcaacccaaaGTAACCATctccagctccgatccgtcaccggtgaagtacatccaactccattttcgttttgggtatttttgcacttcaaccatcctctacgccgccacccacggcaaaccaccatcaccactagcttcaccgacatctctaagcctaccctatcaatttcgaatcttggtttgtccccattcgAAAATGGTTATTTGAGatccacggccacagtgcattttacactgttacgttgctgagccaccacttcttgcacctccgggatccttcgaaaatcatattatagcgctgtaaatatttttccaaagaactatcgtgatttaaatatatttttacactaactcatattattgtgatctggttggacatgccagactgagtctgaagagttcgggggtcggatggattgtgaacggagttgtgtgtttgattggtattgtgaaatgttggttgttggtatggtgttgttcaggtacatggcatattgcacacatgatcatgtttgtaaaggaaactgaattttcgtgtacatgcattcatgttcatgtgtttcatgaaaattgagttttcatgtgttaaaaaattttgggtgcgtgtgtatcatgaccccaagccgagatgaggcattatctcggtgtagctcctctggtcactcaggagcggAATATGAGTGACGTCTCCTAGGTTGTCAccgggcgacaacgggatcggatgagatggtctcgtgcccctgtgacgccccgactcccacgtgcaaaaataagataatcgtgacgtcaggatgatgacaacacgggtcacgcatcccaacgaaatgtgctcaagtgtgtgcaacatgctaaagtgcacaataaaaatcgcagcagataatataaataagtcatctaagtaccagaaatttaaatacaaatatttaaaacaaattacctttaaagagttatatagtcatcccaaatatattacaaaggcaacacataaattgataaaaaatgaaacttgataAACAAGAGCAATCCCaaatcactccaccaacggagccaagctaaggctcgtcatcctcatctgcatcaaaatctgcgataccataaaatggtaccacaggtaagtataaaccaaacaactctcgagataaaaacatattaatgcaaccaacatgcattcatacgacaaaatccacttagccataaaataccgtttttttcaaaaaacgataatttccaacacacgccaaaatctcattttgtcccaaaaacataatctgtcattttccagaaaatgattcacataaaacaaaccatttatcggacactgtaggcgggaatcgcaggcgggactctaccaccgtccctgcttaccaccatccctacctcGTGCACCGTAGGccagaatcacaggcgggacacaaccaccatccctgcttaccaccgtccctaccgcgtgcaccgtaggcgggaatcacaggcgggactctaccaccattcctacttaccaccatccctacagttcctttccacacaatgaatacttatcacacaaaatgaatacttatcacacaccatgaatacttatcagagcactgtaggcgggaatcacaggcgggactataccaccatccctgcttaccaccatccctaccgcgtgcaccgtaggcgggaatcataggcgggacacaaccaccatccctgcttaccaccatccctacagtctcttttcctttttctcaaaccagtcaatctagtcgtttcaaacacgctcaaatcatttcacatgaaaatctaattatcagataaacacatgaacatgtatgcaatcatgtgaaaactcagttttcatttataaacatgaacatgcgtgcaaatatgccatatacatgaaacgacacattatccaacaaccaacaaatcacaacacacatctccattctccaatccatccgacccccttatGTAATATGTATCAacattctggtacttagttgacttatttaaattatccgctgcgttgttcattgtacactgttgcatgtacacacacttggcagtatcgttgggatgcgtgactgtgttgtcatcatcctggtgtctcgattctcgtgtttctgtacatgggggtcgggggcaccacatttcttatttaaaaattcaaaaaaattgtaatgattagtttgaaaaagttttaatgattagctcatgccccaaacctgcccgaaatttacatgaaaacaCCTCCTGGTTATCTTAGTAAGGGGGACACAAGACTATACAAACTACAAAATTCTTGTATGGACTGAAACAAGCCTCTAAGCAATGGAATTCGAAATTTACATCTGTTTTGTTTGATATTGGTTTCTCACAATCTAAGCCAAACTACTTATTGTTCACTAAAAAGAAGGCAACTCATTTGTGGCCTTATTGGTTTATATGGATGGTATTCTTCTTGCTAGTAGTGACTTATCTTCTATTGATTCTGTAAAAGCATCCTTAAGTGCTCAATTTAAATTGAAAGACCTGGGTCCTGCCAAGTTTTTTCTTGGGATGGAGATTGCACGTTCACAGAAAGGTATATCTttgtttcaaagaaaatatactcTTGAGTTGATTTCAATCTTGTTTTACTCACTGCTAAGCCAATCCCTTTTTCTGTGGATACTCATTTCAAATTATCGAAAGATGAATCTGAGTTAGTTTCATATATTTCTGCTTATAGAAGATTAATTGGCAGATTACTTTATCTTTCTCATACTAGACCAGATATCACATATCCAGTCCATCATCTAAGTCAATTTCTCGACAATCCTAATGTACCACATCTACAAGTTGCTTTGAGAATTCTTAGATATCTCAGCTTAGCACCTGGTcagggtttttttttcccagctTCTTCTGATGTTCACATCAAGGCTTTTGTAGACTCGGATTGGGCTAGTTGCCCTGATACTCGTCGTTTAATCCGTGGCTATTGTATTGTTATTGGTGAATCACTTGTTTCTTGAAAATCCACGAAACAACATACATTTTCTCGATCCTCTGTAAAAGCTGAATATAGGTCAATGGCCTATACAGCTTGTCAAATAACTTGGATTCGTGCCTTGCTTGTTGATCTTCAtcaacttcatcctcaaccaGCACTTCTCTTTTGTGATAACCAAGCTGCACTTTTCATAGCAACTAATCTAGTTTATCATGAATGTACTAAACACATTGAGTTAAATTGTCATTTAGTGGGTGAAAAACTACAAGAAGGGTCCTTAACTACTTTAATTTACATGTTGCTTCAGTTCACCAAGTTGCTGATTTGATGACCAAGCATTTATGTTCTAAGATTTTTCAGTCCTTGTTATCCAAAATGAATGTGCATAATATATAGACATCATCTTGAGGAGGActattacatatttaatatattgatatgtgATGTGTATAGGTGTTAGATGTATGGTGTGTAATTTTCTCATTGTTTACCACCCTGTTTCTCTGCATATGTAAACAAACGTTCTTGTAAAAGAATCATAAAGAATAAAAGTGAATTCTTCCTCTCCAAGCCAAGATCTTCGTACTTTTCTCCTCTGTTTCAATACACGATGCATGCAGTTTCCTCggtttgtctatatatatataaatatataaatattcatgGTTCAAATCATCAATAATGATGGTTTCTAGAATTAATCTTGTAGGGGCTTATAAGATATTAAGGGAGGGACCATGCCTGCATACGTCCAGCCGTGAAAATTACCTAGTTTAGgagaaaaatgataagaaaaaaatggaggaaaattaTCTGCCCCTGGTCATGTGTTGCCTAAAGTGATGTTCTAGAATCTTTATGCAATGTATGGCCTACTTTTATGCACATATCATTTGAGTATTTTTCGTATTACTTTATCCAATATAACATGATCGTGTCATATATATGTGTTACGTACGTACCTATCTCTCGGCCTAGCTAGTTGTGAttgaagtttataaattttcattgtggaagtttttgtttttgcctAATATTGATGCTCTTAATGAAAGTTCTTGGAAAATCATATCAAAGCTATTCAGTTTTTGGTTTGACGCATGGAGAAGAGATCCTATGGTTCTCTTAAGAACCGAGTTTATGCTGCGACAAATCCTGCTTTGCTTTCGAAAGATTATTTAAGATGTGAGTACTAGATTTCATCGTGGATGAACAAGAAGCGTCTCCTCCACCCCTCGCCACTGACAATACCTCTTGTATATATGCACTATATTGTAAAGTATACTCAAGATCATTCTAGTCGATCTCTATTTTACTGATGTCATACTCGGTACTCATCCTACTGTTATAATCGAGTGCGAGGATGCGCGTAAAAAAGACATgaatattgatatttaaaaaatcatcatcatcatcgtcaaCATCAcataggttatatatatatatgtgtgtgtgtgtgtgtgtgttagagAAAAGATAGAAGATTATCCgttcattttacataattttgtTTATGATAAGGGAACAGATCAACACCATAGTACTGGTTGATCAGGCtctaacaaattaaagaaatataaaaaaaaaattaatttcacgTTCAACTTTCACGTACGCTTGAGCTCTATACGTACGGATCATTAACTTATTTTGCGagtaattgcatgcatgcatgacaacaaTAACATAAATGACGTTAACAGGAAAAGGGAAAAACACATTGACAGTAATcttgaacatgcatgcaaattaagGACAATACTTTCGTTTATTGCCGATCGAttgagaataatattatatgattatCTAGATAAGAAACAGGTTTTTTTGGTGGTGcacatgtatttatatatatatacatgatcaaATCATTCAGGAATTTGATCGAGGACTCCAATGGAGGCCTGACAGAAACCGTCCAGTCTAACTTGCTGGTCTGCCAGAAACTTGGGGAGATTGAACTTCATCAGTTCACGGCCACATGAATCATTGATAATGTTGACAGCAATAAGCATCTGTAGGCTAGAGCTCGCATAACTTGCCTTCTGCCATTTTTCAGCTGCGTTCTGGATTTTTTTATCCACAGACTCCAGCATGAAAAGGCACTGATTGCATGCGTTCTGTAACCCCGGCCCTAGGTTTTTGGGATTAATCATAAACGAACGTAAAGAGGATCGGAATGTGTCAAACTCTGAGAAAGCACACCGAATGGATGTGCGTCCAAGGTCTTTCACATTCTCTTTTGAGCTTTGGCTGTAAAATTCATAGCACGTTTCGCAATAGAAAGGCCTTGAAGTTTTGCTGCACACATCTTTTATTAGTGCTGCATCTCCACTCACAGACACAACCATACCCAGCAGGGAGACGCACAAAATTAGTACTGGAAATAAAACTTTCCACCTTGTGCAGGCCGCCATTCGCAAAATTAGATGGATGAATCTGGCCTGCTGCATGCAGGgaattaaaaacaatatatttaatattgcaattaattaattaacattaagtaaacctagctagctagctagctttataCAGACATTTTTTtacctgtatatatatatcgttttTTTAGTCCTATCAGTTTTCACTATTTCAGGACAATTAATTTTGACTTTGAATTTAATCACATACACAAGCTGATCATGGCCGAgagacaaaataattaaaatcgtAATTAAACCtcgtactgcatgcatgcagataaCATGAGATCAGAGGAATATGCAGATCactagataaaaattaaaataaaatataataattaatgaattaattaattaatagccTAGCTTTTAGATCGAATGCATGCATGGGTACTTGTTTCATTCTATCTTAGGTGACATGAAAACAACATCTTTATCAAAGTACGTACTCGAAAAGAGAATTTTAtccaaggaagaagaaaaacaaaaaacttatcacaagaaagaaagaaagaaaggtcaAAGGAATGGAATGGAAGACCAGAGAAAGAAATAGAACGGTAAAGAGTCTAACCTGAATATTTGATCAACAACTTGAAGGAATTCCGAACCAAAAGCGAGGccgtcttatatatatattactagcatgcatgcatgcagcacaACTTGGGCCCTGAAACTGATCAGGAGCCCCTTATTTAATTAGCTGGCCTAAAATAAGCTGTCGACTTGACAAAAATATATCGGTTGGAGATCTCTCTCAATTAAACTCTTTTGACCCAGCAATTATTAGCAATAATAATAGCATTGCATTTTGGATACATATATCGTCCACATTCCTGGGGAAAGTAAATCACTTTCAGCCATTCAGTTTTTGACCTCTCATTATTGCggatgaaaatgataaaaataataaaagaagaaattgaaaataataataatagtaaaatct encodes:
- the LOC121240087 gene encoding uncharacterized protein LOC121240087; its protein translation is MAACTRWKVLFPVLILCVSLLGMVVSVSGDAALIKDVCSKTSRPFYCETCYEFYSQSSKENVKDLGRTSIRCAFSEFDTFRSSLRSFMINPKNLGPGLQNACNQCLFMLESVDKKIQNAAEKWQKASYASSSLQMLIAVNIINDSCGRELMKFNLPKFLADQQVRLDGFCQASIGVLDQIPE